GTTACCCTAATCAGTGGAGTACAAGGCAAGAGAAGCGTGATGTAAATCAGTTTCGTATAAAATCTATAATAGTTATGTTAGAATGTATCCAAAAATTACAGATGTTTGACATCttcagaactcccccccccccaatcattttttttaaagaatggctTGTTAGTCCTAATGTTTATAGAAAAGAGGCTGATAAACacactcttcctttcttcctgggCATTGCAAATTGAGAAACTGATGCACAGGAACAAAATAGCTTTTGCAAAACCAAGCAAACATATTTGCAAATGTTCTCACTGTATGTAATAAATTATAACTGCAGAGTCTGGAATTTCTCACAAAAGCTATGCACAGCTTTGGTTCTATGTGTCTCTTAAAGGAGGCTCTTATTTTTTACTTAATGGACCAGGACCCTTGGAATTTTGTCCCCTTAGCCCCTCTTATgtgatataaaaataataatgcttcTACAATCTCCTCCTTTAGAAAGAAGAAAAGCACTTAAGAACATTCTCACAAAGTTGAAGTTGGAGAAGAATCAAAGGAAGAAATTTTCCCTGCAAGAAGTCCTGAAAATCAGCTCGGAGAGTCTCAAGGAATGCACTCCCTGTACAATAGAAGAATTGCCAAGGCATTTTCTGAGGAAGGTCTTGGCTTTGAATGTAACAGCCAGGAGCACAAGCCTTGAGATGGAGACATCTGGTGATcaaaggggaaaggaggagaaaaagaagattgATGAGAGTATCTTTCTCAGTATCAAGATGGATGAAAGAGATTCTGTGAACCCCCTTGATGTCCTTTGTGCCGTTCTGCTCTGTTCAGACAGTATCCTCCAGCAGGAGATCCTTTCCAAAATGTCCATGTGCCAGTTTGCCCTGCCTTTACTTCTGCCTCCTTTAGAGACGTCCAAATGCACCTTGATGCTCTGGGCCATGAGAGACATTGTGAAAAAATGGAGGCCCCATTCCCTGGCTGACAGCAGGGGCTTTAGAGAGGAGAGCCTGGTGCTCACGCCCATGCCGACCATCTCCTTCGTGCGGATGGGGAGTCTGACATTCTCCAAGTCCAAACTCCTGAATGAGTTTCTCAGTCCCTCCCAGCAGCACTATGATTTCTTTCTACACCGAGACATGGAGGGTGGAAACGTCCCTCGAGAGATCACTGATGGACTTGTAGAGATAGCCTGGTATTTCCCAGGAGGACAGAAGAGTTCAGATCTCTTCGCAGAACCAGTAGCAGTTGCAAATCTCCATGGAGACATTGAGTCACACTGGGTGCAGTTCAGCTTTTTATCAGAGGTTTCTTCAGCTGTGTTTATATTTGTTGAATGTATTGGAGAAAGAGAATATACCCTCTTGTCATCACTGAAGGAATCGGCAGCTGAGTACTACTTTATTTTGGAGTATCATGGCGGAAACTTCAGTGAAACTCTTGATTTCTTAAAGGACTTGGCCCCAGTGCTTAAGCTCAGCAGTTCACATATACTAGCAAAACCTGCCAATAGTAATACAGCCAAATCTGTGGAACAGCTACGATCTACTGTTGGAAGAATAATCAGTGCTCATCCCAAGAGTGTGAGCATTGATAGCATGGCTGCTGTGGCTCGTGAGCTTTCGATCCAGGTAGATGAAGACTGCCAAGAATGTCAGGATGCTCGTTACTGTGCTTTAGAAATCACAGGAGATGTACAAGATGTAGCAAAGTACAAGAAAGAAATGCTGAAACTCCAAGGTGATCTCTGGAGAAACCTGGCAAGAGTGGAGAAAGAACTGTGCAGAATGGAAAGACAAGGGGATACGCCTTCAGAAGAGTATAGATCTGAACTGAAAGGCAAATTGATGCTTCTGCGTCAACAGCAAAACAAGTGCGACCTCACCATGGGTTTGATAAATTTCATCCATGGCATCCAACCTTCACAGTTAGCAAAAAAGCATTACTTCTTAAAATGGATGAAGTTTAACCTGGATTATGTTGCTAGGGTGACACTTTCTAAGTTACGGGCTGAGTATAAAGAGAAATGCACGTTGTTAGGAGACGATGGTCAGAAGGTCACAGAAATAGACCAATtgatttcttcttcctctttgggTATTGAGCACTTCATGAGAGAGCTGGGTCAATTTTATGAGGCAGAATGTTTGATGGTTAGAGAAGGCAAATTATCTAAAAACAGAAGGCAGTTTCTTGATTTTCCAAGCATTGCGGCTGATTTGATGCTGGAAGGGTTTCCTCTAGAGCTGATAGATGGAGATGCATCCAATATTCCCCTGCAGTGGATTACTGATGTTCTGACTCTGCTGAACAGCAAGCTGAGAAGTCGATCCAAACTGTTTGTGATAACTGTGCTGGGGGTGCAGAGCACTGGGAAATCCACCCTTCTCAACACCATGTTTGGGCTGCAGTTTGCCGTCAGCAGCGGCCGATGTACCCGAGGGGCCTTCATGACTCTTCTGAAGGTCCGAGAGGACTTGATTCCAGAGCTGGGCTGTGATTTCATCCTGGTGATTGACACAGAAGGCTTAAAAGCTCCTGAACTGGCCAAACTGGAAGACAGCTATCAACATGACAATGAGCTGGCCACTCTGGTGATTGGGCTGAGCGACATAACACTAGTGAACATGGCCATGGAGAATGCTACCGAAATGAAGGACATCCTGCAAATCGTGACTCACGCCTTCCTCAGGATGGAGAGGATTGGGCAAAGACCCAACTGCCAGTTTGTTCATCAGAATGTCAGTGATGTTTCTGCGCATGACCAAAATATGAGGGACAGAAAGCATCTTTTGGAACAACTCAATGAAATGACCCATGCTGCAGCAATAATGGAAAAGCTAGACAGGGATATCAGATTTTCAGACATCATGGATTATGACCCAGAAATCCACAACTGGTACATTCCAGGCCTGTGGCACGGAGTCCCACCTATGGCTTCGGTTAATAGAGGGTACAGTGAAAAGGTCTTTGAGTTAAAGAAGTACCTATTTGAATTCTTAAGGGAGCGTTCAGTTAAAAAGAGACCCAAAGACATCCCTCAATTTATTGAGTGGATTAAGAGCCTGTGGAATGCCGTGAAACATGAGAACTTCATCTTCAGCTTCCGAAACAGCCTCATAGCAGAAGCTTATAACCAGCTATCCACAAAATACTCTGAATGGGACTGGGGTTTCCGCAGAGAGATGCATCTCTGGGTATCTGAGCAAGAAACCTTGATCCAGAATTCTTCTGCTGATGAGCTTGACTGCCGGGACTGGCAACATGAGCTTCAACAGGAACTATTATGTGGAGAACAACAGATTTTGGAGAATCTGTACAAATACTTTGAAAGCGGAGGATCGAATCTGCATCTGGTGGAAAAGTACAGAGAAGATTTTGTCAGGAACACCAATAGCCTCAAGCACGAACTGGAAAGTTATTCTTATAACAAATGCAATGATGCCATTCACATTAAAAAGGGCTGTCAAAAGATCGATACTTTTCAAACTGAATACTTGAAAGCAATTGAAGGAAAAGTTGACAGGCTTCTTGAAAAATGCAGGAAAGAAAAGAATAAGCTAGATCATCACATGCTAGAAAGAGAGTTTGAAAGTATGTGGAAAGAAACCTTGTCAGAAATATCACCAGTGCATCTAGAGAATCGGCAAATATATTCAGATATTGAATTGTGTTTGAGGAAGAACTTCTCCCGTCGTGGAAGCTCCATCAACCTGAATCTACAAAAAGCAAAATCTTTGTTAAACTACAGGATGAACAGTTTTCAGATGAAATCAGGGTACATAAAGCCATCAGTCTGGGAACGTGTGAAGAGCCTGTTTTCTGAACAGGACCATTTGTGTAAAGCTGAAGAACTTGCTAAGTCGTTGATGTCCGAATGCATGCAGTACATTAATGAAAAGGCCAGTTCCAGAGGAGATTATGATGAAACCTATTGTGTTGAACTTCTGCATATGATCAGTGAAAAGCTTCAGCAAGAGGAGGTTAAAAACCTTCATACGTCACCTTCCTTTGAAGTGGATCTGAAGCTTCACATTTTGGGAGAAGCAGCTCATTCATTTCAGAAGATGCATGAAGATTTCATTAAGGAAAACGATCCCGGTGTACGCCTGGAGAAACTGAAACCTCAGTATTTCTCCACTTTCACAGATCTTTACCTGGAAAAGGATGCCCATCAAACCAGGGCTAAGAATTTCTGTGACCGGTGCCTCCATCCTGCCCTGGTAGATTATGTCAACAAAAGACTTGGGATTGAAATAGTGGATGACATTCTCACCAGCACACAGTCCATTGGATATGCCAGTCGGAGCTTCTTTCAGTTTACAGTCCTGAAGGAGCTGTTGGAAGAGAGAAATGTCAATAACTATGTGAAATATAGCAGATCTTATGAAGAGTTTGTCAAGAGCTGGATTTGGAGACAAGTATTAGACCATTATAGAAAAAAGGGGGATCTGAAGAACCTGGAGAATGAGATTCTCTCGGCAATAGTAAAGAAAATTAGGGAAGTTCTGAAGAACCTGATGCATAAAGGTGTTGAAAAGCTATCAGAATTTTTGGAAATGTTTAGCAAAGAAATGCAGAAGGAGCTGGTTATGTCTAAGGACAGCCTGGTGGGAATACAATTTAAGAACATGTCTAATCCCAGCCAATTTGTTGCGTGTGTTGAAAATTTTCTTCCTGATTTGCAAAAGCATATATTATTTGAGTTTGATGCCCTTGATCTTGAATCCAAGCTCTCCAAACTGCCCGTGAGGCCCCAGGATGAGATCTTCAAGCGAGTGTTCGGCTGCGGGAAGCAGTGCCCTTTCTGCGGAGTGCCCTGTGAGGCTGGTGGGAATGCTCATAAGGAGCATTTTGCAGCTGTCCATCGGCCCGAAGGCCTGGGAAGATTTAGATGGGAACACACAGAAAAGCTTATTTATGAACTGTGCTCCACTTCCGTGGTTTCCCAGTGCAGATTcagaaatgcaaaaacaaaatgggAATGGCATCCGTACAAAGATTACCGAGACTATTATCCTGACTGGCTCATCCAGCCAGATCCCAGCATCAATGCTTCTGATTACTggaagtttgtttttaaagaattcaATCATGATTTTGCAAATTGCTACAATGCTAATCCAGCAGACCTGCCAGAGGACTGGAAAAATATTACCCAGGAACAGGCACTGGAGGCTTTAAAGGAAACCTATAATATGAAGTAAGCACCACTATCTTGAAAGAGTTTGGGCAGTTCATGATCATATAGTACACATAACATAGTTTATTACGAAATTATCAGGTAGTAACTTGGGTTTACTAATAATGCTAAAGAGGGTAGTTATGACGTTAAAGATGGTAATTATTAAGTCTTTGGATTTAAACGTGAACAATTTTATGGATAGTAGTAATTTCAGCGCAATTCACTTATTTGTCGGGTTTTTATATTCTgtctttcatattctttttgtattAGTGTCTTTGTATTTGGTGTgcttttttctgtatctttttgtaTCGATTGTCatattataaaattatatataaataaaaatttaaaactgTCCTACACCAAATTCATGGTAAGTCAGCACCCAAATACCCATTCTTTGTTCTCTAGAATTATGTATGGGCTCTGGTAAAGTCTGGTTGATATATGCATAGGATGTAAATTTGACTCATTTGCCAAGTGCCCCCCTTTTAAGGACTTGGAAGCGAAATCTAGGATTTAATCTGCAGGGCAGGGGAAGCAGTATTTAAACATACCTCTTCCGCTGGCTGTGAGAAGCCATTGAATCTGAACAGGATGGGTTTCCTGAAGTCCCAAATGGGGTTCTGTGTGCTCCCTAAGACTGGTAGATCACCTCGTGGGGTGACTAAAGAATCACCAATCCACTCCAATAGCCCTACCGTGATTAAGGCAGCTGATATTTGGGTCCCATTCAGGTGGCAAGATGGGGGGACAGATCTGAACTGTGGGGTGGGAACTTCT
This genomic window from Euleptes europaea isolate rEulEur1 chromosome 18, rEulEur1.hap1, whole genome shotgun sequence contains:
- the LOC130490386 gene encoding interferon-induced very large GTPase 1-like translates to MASTERPSDVIQKARRKLTEALLQIEPDLILDAADSHLLLTQGEYCSLSRMKDPHGLLQNLIDTVLGKGESAHEQFLDCLENLRHAFPSLCPVSEYLEHGPVNLGNESKIQSTAAKLMSGAEERGAAMSPEGGNGVGSLDPSVSSEEEMEVEKPDARMRPSGTGSKAEYPEMALPTSQGSAVTNQDPTEDGNGVQKPGAAAGCPGKDDAAGGRAKVPSAQCIPGFRSVDSAKLSADEIICKGRKQLIEIVHKDLELVLDDLISQSIITEEEYEALVKLEEDSRKQSTGCSSLKQSTEVQQEAVQEEKRSAEERRKALKNILTKLKLEKNQRKKFSLQEVLKISSESLKECTPCTIEELPRHFLRKVLALNVTARSTSLEMETSGDQRGKEEKKKIDESIFLSIKMDERDSVNPLDVLCAVLLCSDSILQQEILSKMSMCQFALPLLLPPLETSKCTLMLWAMRDIVKKWRPHSLADSRGFREESLVLTPMPTISFVRMGSLTFSKSKLLNEFLSPSQQHYDFFLHRDMEGGNVPREITDGLVEIAWYFPGGQKSSDLFAEPVAVANLHGDIESHWVQFSFLSEVSSAVFIFVECIGEREYTLLSSLKESAAEYYFILEYHGGNFSETLDFLKDLAPVLKLSSSHILAKPANSNTAKSVEQLRSTVGRIISAHPKSVSIDSMAAVARELSIQVDEDCQECQDARYCALEITGDVQDVAKYKKEMLKLQGDLWRNLARVEKELCRMERQGDTPSEEYRSELKGKLMLLRQQQNKCDLTMGLINFIHGIQPSQLAKKHYFLKWMKFNLDYVARVTLSKLRAEYKEKCTLLGDDGQKVTEIDQLISSSSLGIEHFMRELGQFYEAECLMVREGKLSKNRRQFLDFPSIAADLMLEGFPLELIDGDASNIPLQWITDVLTLLNSKLRSRSKLFVITVLGVQSTGKSTLLNTMFGLQFAVSSGRCTRGAFMTLLKVREDLIPELGCDFILVIDTEGLKAPELAKLEDSYQHDNELATLVIGLSDITLVNMAMENATEMKDILQIVTHAFLRMERIGQRPNCQFVHQNVSDVSAHDQNMRDRKHLLEQLNEMTHAAAIMEKLDRDIRFSDIMDYDPEIHNWYIPGLWHGVPPMASVNRGYSEKVFELKKYLFEFLRERSVKKRPKDIPQFIEWIKSLWNAVKHENFIFSFRNSLIAEAYNQLSTKYSEWDWGFRREMHLWVSEQETLIQNSSADELDCRDWQHELQQELLCGEQQILENLYKYFESGGSNLHLVEKYREDFVRNTNSLKHELESYSYNKCNDAIHIKKGCQKIDTFQTEYLKAIEGKVDRLLEKCRKEKNKLDHHMLEREFESMWKETLSEISPVHLENRQIYSDIELCLRKNFSRRGSSINLNLQKAKSLLNYRMNSFQMKSGYIKPSVWERVKSLFSEQDHLCKAEELAKSLMSECMQYINEKASSRGDYDETYCVELLHMISEKLQQEEVKNLHTSPSFEVDLKLHILGEAAHSFQKMHEDFIKENDPGVRLEKLKPQYFSTFTDLYLEKDAHQTRAKNFCDRCLHPALVDYVNKRLGIEIVDDILTSTQSIGYASRSFFQFTVLKELLEERNVNNYVKYSRSYEEFVKSWIWRQVLDHYRKKGDLKNLENEILSAIVKKIREVLKNLMHKGVEKLSEFLEMFSKEMQKELVMSKDSLVGIQFKNMSNPSQFVACVENFLPDLQKHILFEFDALDLESKLSKLPVRPQDEIFKRVFGCGKQCPFCGVPCEAGGNAHKEHFAAVHRPEGLGRFRWEHTEKLIYELCSTSVVSQCRFRNAKTKWEWHPYKDYRDYYPDWLIQPDPSINASDYWKFVFKEFNHDFANCYNANPADLPEDWKNITQEQALEALKETYNMK